The segment CCGGCAAGCTGGATCCCGTGATCGGGCGGGACAGCGAAATCCGACGGGTCGTCCAGGTCCTGAGCCGCCGCACCAAGAACAACCCCGTGCTGATCGGTGAACCCGGCGTCGGCAAGACCGCCGTCGTCGAAGGGCTCGCCCAACGCATGGTGGCCGGCGACGTCCCGGAAAGCCTGCGGGGCAAGACCCTGATCGCGCTGGACCTCGCGTCCATGGTGGCCGGAGCGAAGTACCGCGGCGAATTCGAGGAACGGCTCAAGGCGGTGCTGGAGGAGATCAAGAACTCCAACGGGCAGATCGTCACGTTCATCGACGAAATCCATACGGTGGTGGGCGCCGGTGCTACCGGCGAAAGCGCCATGGACGCAGGCAACATGCTCAAGCCAATGCTGGCCCGCGGCGAGCTGCGGCTCATCGGTGCCACCACCCTGGATGAGTACCGCGAGAATGTCGAGAAGGACCCTGCCCTGGAACGCCGCTTCCAGCAGGTCTACGTGGGTGAGCCGAGCGTGGAGGACACCATCGGGATTCTCCGCGGCCTCAAGGAACGGTACGAGGCCCACCACAAGGTGGCCATCGCCGACTCCGCCTTGGTAGCCGCCGCCACGCTCTCCAACCGCTACATCTCGGGCCGGCAGTTGCCTGACAAGGCCATCGACCTCGTGGACGAGGCCGCGTCCCGGCTGCGCATGGAAATCGACTCGGCTCCCGAGGAGATCGACCAGCTTCGCCGTGCCGTGGACCGTCTCACCATGGAGGAATTGGCCCTCGCCCGCGAGACTGACGCGGCCTCCATCGAACGACTCGCTGCGCTGCGCGCGGACAAGGCGGACAAGAAGGAAGCCCTGGCGGCATTGAACGCCCGTTGGGAATCCGAGAAGGCCGGGCTCAACCGTGTCGGTGACCTCAAGGCAAAAATCGACGAATTACGTTCGGCCGCCGAAAAGTACCAGCGCGAAGGCGACCTTGAAGCTGCCTCGCGCATTCTCTACGGCGAACTGCCCGCGTTGGAGCGCGAGCTCAGCGCAGCCGCCGAGGAAGAGTCAGCCCGGGAAGCGCGGGGTGAAGCGAAGCCCGCCCTGATGGTCGCGGACGAAGTCACGGCGGACGATATCGCCGAGGTCATTTCGGCCTGGACGGGCATCCCCGCCGGCCGCATGCTGCAGGGAGAATCCCAGAAGCTGCTGCACATGGAAGAGGAGATCGGAAAGCGGCTGATCGGCCAGTCCAAGGCTGTGGCTGCTGTCTCCGACGCCGTCCGACGCGCCCGTGCGGGCATCAGCGACCCCAACCGCCCGACGGGTTCGTTCCTGTTCCTGGGCCCCACCGGCGTCGGCAAAACCGAGCTCGCCAAGGCACTCGCGGACTTCCTGTTCGACGACGAACGCGCCATGGTGCGGATCGACATGTCCGAGTACGGGGAGAAGCACTCCGTGGCCCGGCTGGTCGGCGCCCCTCCCGGATACGTGGGCTACGAGGAAGGCGGGCAGCTGACTGAGGCGGTCCGCCGCCGCCCATACTCCGTGATCCTGCTCGACGAGGTGGAGAAGGCCCACCCGGAAGTGTTCGACATCCTCCTGCAAGTGCTCGACGACGGTCGCCTCACCGACGGGCAGGGCCGCACTGTGGACTTCCGGAACACCATCCTGGTGTTGACCTCCAACTCGGGCAGCCAGTTCCTTGTGGATCCAACGCTGGACGCCACGGCGAAGCGGAATGCGGTCATGGCCGTGGTCAACGCGTCCTTCAAGCCGGAGTTCCTCAACCGGCTCGACGAGATTGTCCTGTTCGATCCGCTCAGCGTGGACGAGCTCGCCAGGATCGTCGAGCTGCACGTGGACGAGCTGACCAAGCGGCTGCACGACCGCCGGCTCACCCTTGAGGTCAGTGACGGCGCCCGTGCCTGGCTCGCGATGTCCGGTTACGATCCCGCGTACGGCGCCCGTCCGTTGCGACGGCTGGTCCAACGCGAGATCGGCGACCGCTTGGCCAAGGAGATCCTCGCCGGAGAGATCGCGGACGGCGACACGGTACTGGTGGACACCGCGGCCGACGTCGACGAACTCACCATCGAGGGGCTCGAAGCTTTGACAGGTCCCGACGGCGGGGCCCCGGCGGGTAGCGGCCTGACGGTGAGGCGGAAGGACTAACTGCGGCCGACTGGCCTGGCCGCCGGGACGGCCGGATGGACTACTTTTGCAGCACGGATTCCTTGAGTGTGTTCCCCGAGTTCACCACGATGAAGCAGTCCACGCGGCGGTCGCCGTTGTCCCAGCTGGTGGCGCTCGGGTACACGTTCTGCTGCAGGAGCGCGTACTTCGTGGAGGCCTCGTTGAGCATCACATCACGGCAGATTTCGCGGCCTTTGTCACGCAAGGCAGTGGCGCCGGGGAAGGTGTCGTCAGCCTTGTACCGGAAGATGGCGCCCAGCTGGGCCGAGTGATCGGTGGTGCAGTCCACCACTTTGGACTTGGTGGCGTTGGAGTCGAAATCGGCGAAGCAATCGCCCAGCTGGTAGTCCTTTGCCTCGACGTCCGCGGGGAGGGGGCCGCGGCTGGTGGACGTGGCCGGTACGGGGGTGGGCGCGGCCACCGGATGGTTGGCCAAGGCTCCAACGAGGACCCAGATCACTACCCCGATGAGGATCAATACAGCCAGCACAATGCCGCCAATGATGAGCCGATACCGCGTTATGGCGTCCAGGGCAGTCCGCAGGGACGAGCCTTTTTCGGAGGGAAAGCCGTCCTCGGGCCCGGTTTCGCCAGGCATGCCGGTATCCGGGTAATTGCCCGAAGTCCCCGGATACCCGGTCCCTGAACCAGGGTCTACCGGCGACTCGTTGTCGCCTGCACCGTTTTTGCCCGGGATCGTGTTGTCCTGGCCCATGTCTGAGTTTGCTGCCTTTCATGCGTGCGGCCCGATATTAGGGCGACTCTACCCAAGTTTTTCATGCCAATGAATGGAGATACTGCCAAGTGGAACTGTGACGCCGCTTTCGCGAAGGTCGTGGCACGCAGTTGCTCCAGAAAGCATGTAATCTAGACATACGACAAATTGACCAAACATTCCGGGGCCTCACCGATCGCCAAGGTGACCACCTCCGGTCCAAGTACAAAAGGGGGTCACGCCATGGGGCGCGGCCGTCAAAAGGCAAAAGCTACCAAGCAGGCTCGGGACATCAAGTACTACTCCCCGAACACTGACTATTCGGCCCTTCAGCGGGAGCTGACTGGGCCATCAAGTCGTGCGACGAGCCGATTCGCGGACGATCCGCCGGAGCCGGACTACTCGGCTTACGAGGACAAGTACGCACAGGACTTGGAAGACGATGACGACGAGGTAGACACCCGCCGTATCGGATAGCTGTAGCAACAATCAGGTGCCTTTCGGCATCGAGTTGCGTACCGCCGTCGTACACGAAGTCATTTAGCATCCCCAGATGCCTCCCGAAACACAGAGCCCGTAGGGCGCGCCATGATTGGCGTGCGCTACGGGCCTTTTCGTTTCCCTTTTGCCGGACCAAGGCGTTTTCTAGGACAAAACGGTGTAAATCCCCGGCGGGTGATGTCCGTCCCGGGATCGTCTTCGCTCGGATGTCGGATTCTGCTTAATCATTCGAATGGATAAATTCCGGGCCCGCGGAATCACGGGACCGGCAACTTCGGCGAAGAGAATGATCCAGCAGAATCCGACGGTGTCCATAGATCCTCGAACTAGTGTCCTGCGCCTGAAATTCGCTTCGTAATTATAGAATGGGGTATGGCGAACGTTGGACGGCCGAAGGCCCCACTGGAACTGTCGGATGAAGAGCGGGAAACGCTGTCCCGGTGGGCCCGCAGGTCCAAGTCGGCACAGGCGCTGGCCACGCGCTCCAAGATCGTGCTGGGCAGCGCCGAGGGCCTGAGCAACATGGACGTGGGCGTCCGGTGCGGAGTCGAACCTCATACGGTAGCGAAGTGGCGGCGCCGTTTCCTGGAGCGCCGGCTGGACGGGTTGGTCGATGATCCCAGACCCGGCCGTCCTGCAAGTATCACCAGCGATCAGGTCGAGGATGTCGTGGTTGCGACGCTGGAATCGACGCCGAAGAACGCCACGCACTGGTCAAGGGCGAAGATGGCTGAGCGGTCGGGTCTGTCGAAGTCCACGATCGGGCGGATCTGGAAGGCGTTCGAGCTCAAGCCCCACCGCGCAGACGGGTTCAAGCTCTCGAACGACCCCTTCTTCGTGGAGAAGGTGTACGACGTCGTGGGTCTGTACCTGAATCCGCCCGAATCAGCCGTGGTGCTCAGTGTGGATGAGAAGTCGCAGGTCCAGGCTCTGGCCCGGTCCCAGCCGGCCTTCCCAATGATGCCAGGGATGCCGGAGAAGCGGACCCACGACTACGTCCGGCACGGGACCACAACCCTGTTCGCGGCGCTGAACACCGCGGACGGGTCCGTGATCTCCAGCCTGCACCGCAAACACCGGGCCATCGAATTCAGGAAGTTCCTGGCCAAGATCGACGCTCAGGTCCCCGAGGGCCTGGACGTGCACCTGATCTGCGACAACTACCAGACCCATAAGACGCCTGTTGTGAAGACGTGGCTGCAGAACCACCCGCGTTTCCACATGCATTTCACTCCGACTTACTCATCCTGGCTGAACCAGGTCGAGCGGTTCTTCGGATTCGTCACTGAAGACCTCCTGCGCCGCAGCGACCACCGCAGCGTCCAGGCGCTCGAGTCCGACATCCGCAAATGGGTCAGTGAATGGAACACCAACCCCACACCCTTCACCTGGACCAAGACGGCAGAACAGATTCTCGAATCAATCGGCCGACTTCTGAACCGAATTTCAGGCGCAGGACACTAGCTTCGCTTACCGGAAGCCATTGCCAGGCGACAGCGGCGATCAGGCAGCAACACGAACCGACGCAGATCCCTATAACCCCAAGGCGTTTTTTTCGGCAGTTCTGTAGGTGTTGATAGTGCGCTCTCGAAAGTTGTTGACAGAATGCGTTAGTGGCGGCTAACGTATTAATCATGCTCGACCCACTGGAAGTTGCCGCGGAGCCGAATAGGCGGCGTCTGTTGCACCTGCTTGCGGCGGGAGAGCGCACCGTGACGGAGCTGGCACTCGAATTCACGGTGAGCAGATCCGCCATCTCGCAGCACTTGTTGCTGCTGGAGCAGGTAGGCCTCGTTGCTGCCCGCAAAGAAGGACGCAACCGCTTCTACCGCTTGGACAACGCCGGCATGAGAGAACTCCGGATGCTTTTCGAGCAGTTCTGGACCGCGGAGCTGGACATGCTCGTCGCTGACGCACAAAACTTCACCACCGACCGCCTTCAAACAACAGAGGAATCATCATGATTTACGACAAGACCGTTCTTCTTCCCCTCAACGTCGACCAGGCGTTCGAACTCATCACGCAGCCTGCACGCCTCCGCCGCTGGCAGACCGTTGCCGCACGCGTCGACCTGAAGGTCGGCGGCGAGTACCGCTGGACCGTTACTCCGGGCCATCACGCAGCCGGAACCTTCATCGAAATCGAACCGGGCAAGCGCGTGGTCTTCACGTGGGCCTGGGAGCAGCCTGAGGCCCCGGCGGACAACGTCTCCACCGTAGCCATCACCCTTGAGCCGGCCGACGGCGGGACCACCGTGCGCTTCGTGCACGAAGGCCTTCCGACGCCGGAAGCCGTCGCAGCCCACTCCGAGGGCTGGAACCACTACCTCGACCGTCTCCTCGCCGAGGCCTCCACGGGCGACGCAGGTGCCGACGAATGGGCCGCGGCCCCTGCCGATCTCAACGAGCTCACTTCTGCGGACGCCACGCTTGCCGTCGTACAGCGCGTGCTGGCGCACGTCACCGAAGCCGACGCGCAGACCCAGACTCCGTGCGCCGATTTCAACGTGTCGCAGTTGCTTGACCACCTTGCCGGCTCGATTGTTAGCATCGCCAAGGCCCTGGGTGCCGAAGTAGCCGACGACGCCGGAAAGTCGCCTGAAGTGCGCATCGCCGACCTCGCCCAGCCCACGCTGGAAGCTTTCTACCGCCGCGGCCTCGAAGGCACCATCGACATGGGCTTCGCCGAATTGCCGGCCGCGATAGTCGCCTCCATCCTCAACCTCGAGTTCCTCGTTCACGCTTGGGACTTCTCCAAGGCCCTGGGCCTTGAGTTGTCGGTTGCGGATGAGCTCACCGACTACGTTGAGGTCCTCGCGCAGAACACCATCAGCGAGCAGGTCCGCGCAAGCGGCAGCTTCGCCCCGGCCCAGGAAGTCGCAGAGACGGCATCCAGCCTGGAGCGCCTGGTCGCTTTCACGGG is part of the Arthrobacter ramosus genome and harbors:
- the clpB gene encoding ATP-dependent chaperone ClpB, which produces MDVKFTTKSQEALSAAAMNASTAGNPQLEPAHLLKALMDQREGVAVALLRATGADPDAVSVQASSAIKALPSSSGSSVQQAQLSRPSMQAIQAAQNEAEKLGDSFVSTEHLLLGLSAGSDAVGKLLRDAGASHQALLAALPGVRGDRKVTSQDPENTFQALEKYGMDLTAVARSGKLDPVIGRDSEIRRVVQVLSRRTKNNPVLIGEPGVGKTAVVEGLAQRMVAGDVPESLRGKTLIALDLASMVAGAKYRGEFEERLKAVLEEIKNSNGQIVTFIDEIHTVVGAGATGESAMDAGNMLKPMLARGELRLIGATTLDEYRENVEKDPALERRFQQVYVGEPSVEDTIGILRGLKERYEAHHKVAIADSALVAAATLSNRYISGRQLPDKAIDLVDEAASRLRMEIDSAPEEIDQLRRAVDRLTMEELALARETDAASIERLAALRADKADKKEALAALNARWESEKAGLNRVGDLKAKIDELRSAAEKYQREGDLEAASRILYGELPALERELSAAAEEESAREARGEAKPALMVADEVTADDIAEVISAWTGIPAGRMLQGESQKLLHMEEEIGKRLIGQSKAVAAVSDAVRRARAGISDPNRPTGSFLFLGPTGVGKTELAKALADFLFDDERAMVRIDMSEYGEKHSVARLVGAPPGYVGYEEGGQLTEAVRRRPYSVILLDEVEKAHPEVFDILLQVLDDGRLTDGQGRTVDFRNTILVLTSNSGSQFLVDPTLDATAKRNAVMAVVNASFKPEFLNRLDEIVLFDPLSVDELARIVELHVDELTKRLHDRRLTLEVSDGARAWLAMSGYDPAYGARPLRRLVQREIGDRLAKEILAGEIADGDTVLVDTAADVDELTIEGLEALTGPDGGAPAGSGLTVRRKD
- a CDS encoding TIGR03086 family metal-binding protein; the protein is MIYDKTVLLPLNVDQAFELITQPARLRRWQTVAARVDLKVGGEYRWTVTPGHHAAGTFIEIEPGKRVVFTWAWEQPEAPADNVSTVAITLEPADGGTTVRFVHEGLPTPEAVAAHSEGWNHYLDRLLAEASTGDAGADEWAAAPADLNELTSADATLAVVQRVLAHVTEADAQTQTPCADFNVSQLLDHLAGSIVSIAKALGAEVADDAGKSPEVRIADLAQPTLEAFYRRGLEGTIDMGFAELPAAIVASILNLEFLVHAWDFSKALGLELSVADELTDYVEVLAQNTISEQVRASGSFAPAQEVAETASSLERLVAFTGRAVHA
- a CDS encoding septum formation family protein, whose product is MGQDNTIPGKNGAGDNESPVDPGSGTGYPGTSGNYPDTGMPGETGPEDGFPSEKGSSLRTALDAITRYRLIIGGIVLAVLILIGVVIWVLVGALANHPVAAPTPVPATSTSRGPLPADVEAKDYQLGDCFADFDSNATKSKVVDCTTDHSAQLGAIFRYKADDTFPGATALRDKGREICRDVMLNEASTKYALLQQNVYPSATSWDNGDRRVDCFIVVNSGNTLKESVLQK
- a CDS encoding ArsR/SmtB family transcription factor — encoded protein: MLDPLEVAAEPNRRRLLHLLAAGERTVTELALEFTVSRSAISQHLLLLEQVGLVAARKEGRNRFYRLDNAGMRELRMLFEQFWTAELDMLVADAQNFTTDRLQTTEESS
- a CDS encoding IS630 family transposase, with the translated sequence MANVGRPKAPLELSDEERETLSRWARRSKSAQALATRSKIVLGSAEGLSNMDVGVRCGVEPHTVAKWRRRFLERRLDGLVDDPRPGRPASITSDQVEDVVVATLESTPKNATHWSRAKMAERSGLSKSTIGRIWKAFELKPHRADGFKLSNDPFFVEKVYDVVGLYLNPPESAVVLSVDEKSQVQALARSQPAFPMMPGMPEKRTHDYVRHGTTTLFAALNTADGSVISSLHRKHRAIEFRKFLAKIDAQVPEGLDVHLICDNYQTHKTPVVKTWLQNHPRFHMHFTPTYSSWLNQVERFFGFVTEDLLRRSDHRSVQALESDIRKWVSEWNTNPTPFTWTKTAEQILESIGRLLNRISGAGH
- a CDS encoding DUF3073 domain-containing protein, whose protein sequence is MGRGRQKAKATKQARDIKYYSPNTDYSALQRELTGPSSRATSRFADDPPEPDYSAYEDKYAQDLEDDDDEVDTRRIG